The Macaca fascicularis isolate 582-1 chromosome 11, T2T-MFA8v1.1 genomic sequence ctttatgaatctgggtgctcctgtattgggtgcatatatatttaggatagttagctcttcctgttgaattgatccctttaccattatataatggccttctttgtctcttttgatctttgatggtttaaagtctgttttatcagagactaggattgcaacccctgttttttttttgttctccatttgcttggtagatcgtcctccatccctttattttgagcctatgtgtgtctctgcatgtgagatgggtctcccgaatacagcaaactgatgggtctggactctttatccaatttgccagtctgtgtcttttaattggacgatttagtccatttacatttaaggttaatattgttatgtgtgaacttgatcctgtcattgtgatattagctggttaatttgctcgttagttgatgcagtttcttcctagcatcgatggtctttacattttggcatgtttttgcaatggctggtaccgattgttcctttccatgtttagtgcttccttgagggtctcttgtaaggcaggcctagtggtgacaaagtctctaagcatttgcttatctgtaaaggattttatttctccttcacttatgaaacttagtttggctggatatgaaattctgggtttaaaattcttttctttaagaaagttgaatattggcccccactctcttctggcttggagagtttctgctgagagatctgctgttagtctgatgggcttccctttgtgtgtaacccgacctttctctctggctgcccttaagattttttccttcatttcaactttggtaaatctgacaattatgtgtcttggagttgctcttctcgaggagtatctttgtggcgttctctatatttcctgaatttgaatgttggcctgccttactaggttggggaagttctcctggatgatatcctgcagagtgttttccaacttggttccattttccccctcactttcaggcaccccaatcagacgtaaatttgatcttttcacatactcccatacttcttgaaggctttgttcatttctttttcctcttttttctttagacttctcttcttgcttcgtttcattcatttgatcttccatctctgatactctttcttccagttgatcgagtcggttactgaagcttgtgcatttgtcacgtatttctcatgtcatggtttttatctctgtcagttcatttatggccttctctgcattgattattctagttatccactcttttttcaatatttttagtttctttgcgctgagtacgtaattcctcctttagctctgagaagtttgatggactgaaaccttcttctctcaactcgtcaaagtcattctccgtccagctttgatctgttgttggtgatgagctgcgttcctttggagggggagatgcactctgattttttgaatttccagcttttctgccctgctttttccccatctttgtggttttatctgcctttggtctttgatgatgatgacgtactgatggggttttggcgtgggtgtcctttctgtttgttagttttccttctaacagtcaggactttcagctgtaggtctgttgaaaattgcttgaggtccactccagaccgtgtttgcctgggtatcagcagcggggctgcagaagatagaatattgctgaatagcgagtgatcctgtctgattcttgctctggaagcttcgtctcaagggtgtaccccaccgtgtgaggtgtggggtgtcggtctgcacctagtgggggatgtctcccagttaggctactcagaggtcagggacccacttgagcaggcagtctgtccattctcagatctcaacctccgtgttgggagatccactgctctcttcaaagctgtcagacagggtcatttgcatctgcagagctttctgctactttttgtttagctgtgcgctgtccccagaggtggagtctacagagacgggcaggcctccttgagctgctgtgggttccacccagttcgagcttcccagcggctttgtttacctacttaagcctcagcaatggtgggcgcccctcccccaacctctgcaattagatctcagactgctgtgctagcaatgagggaggctctgtggatgtgggaccctcccggccaggtgtgggatataatctcctggtgtgccatttgctaagacccttggtaaagcacagtattagggtgggagttacccgattttccaagtgttgtttgtctcagttcccctgcctaggaaaagggattcccttcccccttgcgcttcccaggtgaggcgatgcctcgccctgcttcagctgtggctggtcgggctgcaccagctggcCAGCACCTATTGtgtggcactccccagtgagatgaacccagtacctcagttgaaaatgcagaaatcacccgtcttctgtgtcacccatgctgggaagctggagactggagctgttcctattcggccatcctGCTCCGGGACCCAGATTTTACTTCTAATGTTGATTAATATTGGCTGAAAAGAGAACTATTTgcagaaaattataaatagttacaataaacatatataaacataaacatcatgttagaaattatatataacatactatttttttctctttttttctagtaAAACTTTGAATAACTTCCAACCTACAACTGactatataagtatatattataataattttgcaTGAAAAATTGTTTGTCACAGGTGTCAACATGAAAACTTAGTAGAACTACTTGGTTTCTCAAGTGATGGAGATGACCTCTGCTTAGTATATGTTTACATGCCTAATGGTTCATTACTAGACAGACTCTCTTGCTTGGTAAGCTATTTGTTCATCAGATTGTTTGGCtttttgtttatatgctggagTATTAATACTCATTTTGTTACTGGATTATTTAAACCAAATTCGCTTTCATATTTTTCCTGCTCTATGAAAATTATACAGTTGATATGTCAGCAACTGGGTTGCCATTTTATTAGGTGGTAAtcctaaatataaaattcagtCAAGACTATACTAGGAAgatgcttttatatatttttatcttcaaataaGAAATGTAAACACCCATTTGAGCTTATTTggagattatttttaataacttaaaaatgtaGTCCTAAATTATTAGTGATATAGCATCATCTTCAGTTGTTGCCTAGAAAAATACTCTGTGTTATATAGTCTCtgtagatttttttattattctttctagtttttaatttggTTTATTTCTTTACAAGGATGGTACTCCACCACTTTCTTGGCACATGAGATGCAAGATTGCTCAGGGTGCAGCTAATGGCATCAATTTTCTACATGAAAATCATCATATTCATAGAGATATTAAAAGGTAAATGCTACTGTTTAAAAGCTTTTGGAAAGCTGTCTTTAAAGAATAGTTTGCTGTCACTCTATTCACTATTCACATGCATGTCTTAACCTAGAGCACCTGGACTTTTTCCCATCACTCCATGAAAGCTCTTCTCAATAAGGACATCTGTAATCTCCTTTATTCCAAGCCCAGTGACCTACTTTCAGTACTCATCCTACTTgaccttttttatttgttttaatagtaGTTTATTCTGTTCTTCTTGACCCTTTTGCCTTATGGAAATTAGTTGTTTTCTTAGTTTATGGATCACCATTCTTTTCTGAATCACCTTCATCCTTCATGAGTACGTTtcagttctctttctttcttgtttatttatctaGTTAAATATTTACCTACTCTAagtaacatattaatatatagaGCTCAACATCAATCAAATCACAAAATAAcagtacacacatatatattatatataatatagtatagtatataggATTAATATAAAGAACATTTTCCAAGAAAGTGATATTTAAGCAGAGATTCAAAGAATGGGCAGGAAATAAGTAGGCACAATTTGAGGGTAACTGTAGAATAGATGATGGGGAAAAGAacattctaggcagaaggaactgCATTTGTAAGACCAGTGGTGAGAGAAAATATGGGAGCATGATGAGTTACAAGAAATGAAATATGCTTTGGGAGCCAAGACagtaggatcatttgaggccaggaattgcaGACCTGATTACGTTCCCTGGACAACATAGATATCTTCATTTATATCTTCAGCTCAGACCAAACCTGGTAATGCATGCCTACACTTCCAGATGCTGGggtggctgaggagggaggatgcttgagcccaggagttcaaggctgaagtgagctatgatcatgccactgctctccaacctgggtaataaagcaagactctgtctgaaaaaaaacaataaatgcagTATGACTGAGATGCAGAAAGTTATGGGGTGGTGGATTGAAGATAAAACTACAGAGAAGTGTAGGAAGCTAAGTCCTATAGGACCTAATGGGCCAAGGTAAGGCTTTTAGTTTTATCTCAAGTGTAATGAGATGCCATTGAAATTTTTAAGTAGGAATGTGGCATCATCTTTAAGTTTTGCAAAGATGATTTTGACTCTAATGTAGAGAACAGTTTATAAGAAGAAGCAGTTAGTAGGCTATCATAGGTGGCAGTTCATATGAATAGAGGTGAGCAGATTAGAAAGATTAAAATGGCAAAGCTTGTTGATACCTTGGCTATGCAGGGGTTCAGGAAGAGGGAAGTATCACAAATGACTCCCGGAATAATGGCATCCAGACTTGCATTCTGGAATGATTATGGCATGATTCACTTATATAGAAAGGACCAAAAAAAGACCTGGTTAGGTTGGGGTTAGAGAGATGGTTAGAAAATGTGAATTCTCCTTTGTACGTGTTGTCATTGAGGTTCTTTTAAGATATAGTAGTAGAGATGTTAGTGTGATATACAGATTTGGAGCTGATGGTCTGAGCTGAagatataaatgtgtatattacTTGCATACAGGTGATAATTGAAGTGACTGTATTCACTTGAGGGGAGATGTAGATTAAGAAAAGGTCACAAGATTAAGTCTTGAGGAACCCTAAGACTTAATGGCCAAATAGAAGGGATGATCACAAAAAGGAATCTAAGGAAGTACACATACAGAGAAAGGTAAGGTGAAAACCTGCAGAGTGTGGAGTCCctgaaaatgaggaaagaaagtgTTTCCCAAGAGGGAGTAGTCAAAAAGAGTCAAGTGCTTTAATCATTGGATTAGCATCACCATTGTCTTTGGTGACTTTATGGAAACCCATTTCCATGTAGTAATTGGTTTAGAAATCACATTGTAGTTGAGAGAGTGAGAGCTAGAGAACTGAGATAGGAGTACAGACAAGTCTTTTAAGACATGTTACTAAGGGGACAGCTAGAAATAGATATGTCAttcaggaaactttttttttttttaagaaagcagaGACTAAACTGTGCTTATCTGCCTATAGGAAGGATCCAGATTAAGAGGGAGAGGATACCgtggaagagagaaatgagattATGTGTTCAGTAGGGTTCCTGAGAATGTAAGCAGCTCGAGCAGAGGAACTGACCCTAGATGAGAAAAGAAACACCATCTCCTATCCTTCATGTATTGTTGGTACTTTCTCATGTTCTTATCATTGTCTCTTTTCTCcctatatgttctttttttttttgagacggagtttcactcttgttacccaggctggagtgcagtggcgcgatcttggctcactgcagccttcgcctcctgggttcaagagattctcgagcctcagcctcctgaatagcttggattacaggcatgcaccaccacgctctgctaattttgtatttttagtagagatgggatttctccatgttgatcaggttggtctcgaacttctgacctcaggtgatctgcccaccttggcctcccaaagtgctggaattacaggcgtgagccacccgcccGGCTTCTTCCTGTGTGTTTTTGCTGAGTGATATTATGTTGATTTTAACTGCTACTTATATGTGACTGTTTTTCGAATCTGTATTATAAGCTTCCAGTCCTGGATTTTTAGTATCCCCGTACCAAAAACACTGCATCTGGGTATCCCACAGTAACCTTTAAGTCAGCACATCAGAAATCAAACTCATCAGGTCTTTCCAACCTAAAGTctttccacatttcctttctgatCCAGTGAAGTCactattcattctctctctcaagCTGAAGACGTTCTCATTCTCTGTATCATGCTAATTACGAAATTCTGTTGAGTGAGCCTCAAAATTTTCACTTTCCATTTATCCCATGTTATGACCATTTAGACCCTCATTATCTCTCATTTGCTTTGTTACAAACCTTTGTAGTCAACCTAAATCCAGCCTATCAGTCCTCATCTATTCACTACAATGCTACCAGGTCATGGTCCTAAAAGTTAAGTCTAATAACATCAGTTTCCTACTATGAAAACTTTAGCTGGTAGCCTGTTGCTCACAGGATAAAATTCAAATAATCTCCATGTTTCTAGGACACTCATTCCTTGAAGTTGACCATGTACACCATATCATATTTTCGTCACTCTGTAGCTGTTACTCCATTTGCCTGGAGTGCCTTTCTTTCCCTCATGTAACTATCAACTTCTAATAATCCTTCAATACTAAGCACACTTTTCACCctctgtttgaaatttttcctgctttttccaggcacatggttgTTCTCTCAGCATTTTGTACCTAATATtaccattgttttaaaaaattatttatgcctTTGTCACAGACAAGATTTTAAGACTCCCCCATGCCCAGAGCTTAAATACTAAACGACATAGGGAGTTCTCAATAAGATTGTGTTGAATGAAAGTATGAAAGCATATAATGAATTAATTGAGATATTTTggccatatttttttctcttcaaaagcCAGATAGTACagaacaaaagaataaagaaatgcaTAATTGAGATACTTTGGttggaaatttgtttttaaatgaattgataCATATTAAGAAAGGAATTATTAAAGGTGCCTTAGAAGACTTTGTAGTAATTTACcctataataaattatttgtggAATAATGAAAATATCTCTTACTAATGTagacagttttatttcatttttattctcctaAATTTTTTCCTcaagaaacataaaaagagaGGACAGTTGCTTCTCTTTAGCTATAATCTGAGTTCTAGGTTTATTAATAGAAATTTTAGGCTTTTATGATGCATACTATAAAATGTTATACTCTGTAAATATGTACATAgacatgtatgcatatacatatatacatgcatacatacatttaGCTAAGGAACTGTTTGACTTTTTTGGGGtggggaaaacattttttttcttcaaactttacatttttttcagtgcAAATATCTTACTAGATGAAGCTTTTACTGCTAAAATATCTGACTTTGGCCTTGCACGGGCTTCTGAGAAGTTTGCCCAGACAGTCATGACTAGCAGAATTGTGGGAACAACAGCTTATATGGCACCTGAAGCTTTGCGAGGAGAAATAACACCCAAATCTGACATTTACAGCTTTGGTGTGGTAAGTTCCATATACATAATAAGTAAAAATAGTCATTCTGCTATAATTGTGGAAATGAAGTAGACTATTATTTAATACACCCATCTTGTTTAGCTCTCTTATGTAACAACACAAGTTTTTCACATTAACCTCTACTTATACCAGAAAGTTTGTAAAAACTTCTTCCAATGTGTAAAacttttgaattgatttttgaaatGACTACAAGAAATGATTTTCTTGCCATCTCTGTTTATGAATTAGCATGACACCTAATGCATTAAATGAATCGTGTCGTGCCGTATATACTTTAGTCTCACATTTTTTGACATTTACTAATCTACCTGTCTATTCCCAATAAATTTTAAGATAGAGTAAGAGATAGGTGTGGGTGGTTGGAGAAGCCAGGGGCTTtttcttcaatttgttttttcatatgtgtCCCATATATGGAAATTTAACTTCATAGTACTGTGAAAACAAGGCATAGGACTGTAGAATATGCCTAGTGTTTAGAAACTAATATTCTCCTAAGAGCCAGAGAAAATTATTCTTGTGAAGAATCCCTAAGAGGCAGGAAAAGGATTGGGAGTTCCCAGAACATATGTTGAGTGGGGCTGACTCTTTAGTAGAATTGCCAATAGAAAAGAGCTGCTTATGGTCATGATGGGGTCTGAGATATCCCTGAAGGAGGGATGGCGAAAAATGCCCAAAGCTCGTGTTCTTTCCACTTTAATATCTAAAAGACATAGCTTTGTATAGAATGATTAATCAAATTTTGTAACCAAGATTCATATTCCTtctagtttatatttatttttgtcttgagtattatatatataatttattagtatcatgtataatatatgtatattttagagacaaggcctcacttggtcacccaggctgagtgcagtggtagaattacggctcactgcagcctcaacctcctaggctctagtgatcctctcacttcagcctcccaagtagctgggactacagatatgtgctaccacactcggccaatgttttttaaaattttttgtagagacagggtctccctgttgcccaggctggtcttgaagtcctgggctcaagttatcctgcCACAtctgtctcccagagtgctgggattacaggcgttagccaccatgcccagcctgtcttgTGTATTatattaatgaaatttttttgtcttaataGGTTTTACTAGAAATAATAACTGGACTTCCAGCCGTGGATGAACACCGTGAACCTCAGTTATTGGTAATTGAAATATTCGTTTTCCTCAAtccttttttctctgcttttgtagTCTAAATTTATATGGATAAATTTGACAtctagaaataacattttctgtTGGCAGTCTTTCCATTGGGTATTACACAATAGCATATGGaaaaagcattaaatatttttcattctcagCTCTCCCATGAAGTATGTGTGAAGCCTAGAAAAGTCACTTACATATTCTTTGTTCTGATTTCTTTGTgggtaaaatgaaaatagaactaAATGATTTCTGAGGTCCTCTTTAGCTTATGTTTATTTTGTTACTTTCAGGGTGGCTACTCTTAATAACAGTGTTTTCAAcattttcagaaaggaaaaaaatggcttCCGTTCAAATTTCTCTCAGAATAAAATTGCTAGTAAAAGTTCTCTACTTATTTCTATCATGGAGTATTTTATTTACAAAGTTACAataaaaaacataccaaatttgCTATTGTTAGGAAAAACTCAAATCATGTATTTCCTTTGCTCTCATACCACAGCAATAATCAACACAGAAgatttctgtgaccaaatgtgagTGGGGAGGATTTCTCTCCACCAACAAGCAGGCAGTCTACTTTGCAGCGAAAGTCAGCTGGATCTCCTCCAATTTAATTCTGACACTATGTTCCTAGAGATAGCATCAgaatcagatcccacaggttaagggctcagtccctgAGACTGTGATCCCACCAGACACCAGTCGCAAGTTTaggcctccagaacttctgaccaaCTGCCTTCAAGTTGGAGTTCCTATGACCTCCTCTGTGGGTATGGAGGGCTCAAGATTGAACCCAGATTGATTCACTAACTTGCATGCAGCATATACTTTACCTAAGTTTTCCATCATTTTGCCTAAggctttttctttcaaaatatataaaagcctCAAAACTTTGGCTTGAGTAAGGATGAAATGCAGAAAAACATAAGCTCTATCTCAGTCACAAGTTTTGTGTTTCATCATATAATAGTGAAAATCACAAATCTTTGGAGAATTACACTCTTTCACCCATTCTTAAGGTTTGACTGTGATGTGACTCTAAAGTAATAAGATTTTTGTACaagcacagttaaaaaaaaaaatgatccttTGAAGAACCCTTATGTTACTAGATTCTGCCATGGCCaaacattttcagaatttatCTTTTGAAAGTGTTTTTGAAGAGTTTACCTCTCATGAATagtttttttcatctgtattagtttcccaggACTGTTGTAAAAATGTACCAAAAACTGTGtgacttaaagcaacagaaatttatttgctcgtagttctggaggccagagtctgaaatcaaggtattggcaagACTATGCTCTCTCTGGAGGCTCCAGAGAGAATCTTGCCTTGCTCGTTGGATGTGGGGCTTACCTCCAGGATTATCTATAATCTGGAATATTCTCATCTCAGGATACTTAATTACATCTAAAAAGGCCCTTCTTTTCCTAATAAGAGGACATTTACAGATTCCAGAAATTATGGCATAGACATGTTTTGGGAGACCATGATTCACCCAACTTACTATCCTATTCCTACACTTCTCTttctgttaattctttttttttatcatggCCTGCTCCCCATTTTTcccctccctttttctctttgattCAACAATCTTAGTACCCATAGAGAAGTTTATTGGGTACAGGGAGGAGGAGTCAGGGTCCAAAAAATTGGAGTTGCGCTATTAGAAGCACATCAAGAAGCAGACCACGCTGTGCTGCCCACCTAGTAAATGCTGCTAATGGAAACATATAAGCAATTAGCtcataacataaatataaaaattggaaGGCAGATGGGTGGAAGTATCTAGaaggtataaataaatatacatttatattacacacacacacacacacacacacacacacacacacacacaccgtcaTGTGTTGCCAAATGACAGGAATATGTTCCGAGAAATGCGTTGTTAGGCAGTTTCATTGTGTGAAcctcatagagtgtacttacacaaacctagatgatgtGACCTACTACACACCTGGGCTGTATggtattgctcctaggctacaaacatATGCTGTACAGCATAATACTGTCCTGAATACTGtaagcaattgtaacacaatggtaagtatttatgtatgtaaacataaaagaggtacagtaaaaatatggtattataatcttatgggaccaccatctatatgtggtctgtcattgaccagttgaccaaaatgtcattttgTGGTAGATGGATGTACTTATTTACATAGAATTTGTCCTGTatgtcttgtttttttgtttgtttgttttgttttgtttttggagacagagtctcgctctgtcacccaggctggagtagtgcagtggcgcaatttcggctcactgcaatctctgcctcctgggttcagacgattcccctgtgtcagcctcccaagtagctaagattacaggtgcacaccaccacgcctggctaattttttgtatttttagtagaaacagggtttcaccatgttgcccaggctgggtcttgAATTCTTAATAAGGTTTTAAGATAAGATAGTAAAATGAGAGTACATGTTATTACAAAGtagattaatttaaataattaaaatatacattctaaTTTCCTTCACTTTGATTTGAAGCTCTTAAAGTTTTAACACTCATTTTAAAGCTAGatattaaagaagaaattgaagatgaagaaaagacgATTGAAGATTATATtgataaaaagatgaatgatGCTGATTCCACTTCAGTTGAAGCTATGTACTCTGTTGCTAGTCAATGtctgcatgaaaagaaaaataagagaccAGACATTAAGAAGGtatgaattttgtttatttatttaaaaagtgaaagggGTGGGGTTCATCATATTTTCCAGAGTGTATATTTTAAAGCAAGTGTATAATgtggttcttttgtttttttctatgtctttttataAGGTTCAACAGCTGCTGCAAGAGATGACAGATTCTTAAAACTATTGGAATAGACTCTTGACTTTTTATATACACCTAtctcaaccattttttttttttttaatttgagatggaatctcgctctgttgcccaggctggagtgcagtggcgtgatctcggctcactgcaagctccacctcccgggttcacgccattctcctgcctcagccttccaagtagctggagctacaggcatccaccaccacgcccggcaatttttttttttttttttagtagagacagggtttcaccgtgttagccaggatggtctcgatctcctgacctcatgatccccccgcctcggcctcccaaagtgctgggattacaggcgtgagccaccacgcctggcctcaaccatttttttaactaatttttttcccaaatattcttCTTTACCTTTAACAAGGTGCAGGCTGTTGCAGGGCAGTGGTTATTAAAGCATGGGTTGAACTTCCAACATATAAAAATAGAGCCACCATATCAACACTTAGCCCTACCCATTAGTATCACACCCAGTTCTTACAGTAATCCCTGAGATATCTCCAAGCATCAAACACAGTTTGAAAATTACAGAGTTAGCAAAAAGAGCCTGGGCTGTATGTAGGGTGGAAACACTCTGATCTGAAGCCCAACTGACTCCACTACTAATTTGCTGTAAAGCTTTGGACATACACTTAGCTGCTGTGAGCCACTAATAACATTGGGCTAATATCTGCTGTGCTTCTCTGACAGGTAATCATGAAAATCAAATGATGCAGAATATATACAAGCACTTtgtgaattataaaaataatacaaaatttaaagtttatagAGCCAGTTACA encodes the following:
- the IRAK4 gene encoding interleukin-1 receptor-associated kinase 4 isoform X2, giving the protein MPFYDKDRTLMTPLQNLEQSYMPLDSSSPENKSLEVSDTRFHSFSFYELKNVTNNFDERPISVGGNKMGEGGFGVVYKGYVNNATVAVKKLAAMVDITTEELKQQFDQEIKVMAKCQHENLVELLGFSSDGDDLCLVYVYMPNGSLLDRLSCLDGTPPLSWHMRCKIAQGAANGINFLHENHHIHRDIKSANILLDEAFTAKISDFGLARASEKFAQTVMTSRIVGTTAYMAPEALRGEITPKSDIYSFGVVLLEIITGLPAVDEHREPQLLLDIKEEIEDEEKTIEDYIDKKMNDADSTSVEAMYSVASQCLHEKKNKRPDIKKVQQLLQEMTDS